A section of the Acidobacterium capsulatum ATCC 51196 genome encodes:
- the folK gene encoding 2-amino-4-hydroxy-6-hydroxymethyldihydropteridine diphosphokinase, with protein MTNMTSGGTSLTSASMISSGSIPRSRVYIGLGGNLPSVYGDPRHTLQAAIHGLEEMGRLAACSSFYETAPVDLEAQPSFINAVAALDTTLPPELLLRMLLALEIRFGRDRAGTPPKGPRVLDLDLLLYGDLILSQEDLHVPHPQLARRRFVLAPLAEIAPELRHPVLDLTIAELLSALPDVGPNRRDAVRRL; from the coding sequence ATGACTAATATGACTTCAGGCGGCACTTCACTTACTTCGGCCAGCATGATATCGTCCGGTTCCATTCCTCGCTCTCGTGTCTATATCGGCCTTGGCGGCAATCTCCCGTCTGTTTACGGAGATCCCCGCCACACCCTCCAGGCCGCCATCCACGGGCTTGAGGAGATGGGCCGTCTCGCCGCCTGCTCATCGTTCTACGAGACAGCTCCCGTCGATCTTGAGGCTCAGCCCTCTTTCATCAATGCCGTGGCCGCGCTCGACACCACTCTGCCGCCTGAACTTCTGCTGCGCATGCTCCTCGCGCTTGAGATTCGCTTCGGCCGCGACCGCGCCGGCACCCCGCCCAAGGGGCCCCGCGTGCTCGATCTCGATCTGCTGCTCTACGGCGATCTCATCCTTTCTCAGGAAGATCTCCACGTCCCGCATCCGCAATTGGCGCGGCGCAGGTTCGTGCTCGCCCCCCTGGCCGAGATTGCCCCCGAACTCCGCCATCCGGTCCTCGACCTCACCATTGCCGAACTCCTTTCCGCCCTTCCGGATGTCGGTCCCAATCGCCGCGACGCCGTCCGCCGCCTCTGA